One Euphorbia lathyris chromosome 1, ddEupLath1.1, whole genome shotgun sequence DNA segment encodes these proteins:
- the LOC136219632 gene encoding expansin-A23-like, with the protein MGACGYGDLFKQGYGLETAALSTALFNNGGICGACFEIMCVNDPQWCIPNAGTIKITATNFCPPNYSKPDGNWCNPPQQHFDLSMPMFTKIAIYRAGIISVKYRRISCSKQGGIKFDIKGHPYWILVLLYNVGGAGDVTNVKIRGSKTNGWLQMSRNWGQNWQTGSNLVGQSLSFQVTVSDGKTLEFDNVADSNWQFGNSYDGKFNF; encoded by the exons atggg AGCATGTGGGTATGGAGATCTGTTCAAACAAGGCTATGGGTTAGAAACAGCAGCCTTAAGCACAGCACTTTTCAACAATGGTGGAATTTGTGGAGCCTGTTTTGAGATAATGTGTGTAAATGATCCACAATGGTGCATACCAAATGCTGGGACTATTAAAATTACTGCCACAAATTTTTGTCCACCAAATTACTCAAAACCAGATGGGAATTGGTGCAATCCACCCCAACAACATTTTGATTTATCCATGCCTATGTTTACTAAAATTGCTATCTACAGAGCTGGAATTATATCTGTCAAATATCGCAGAATTTCGTGCTCCAAACAAGGTGGAATTAAATTTGACATTAAGGGCCATCCTTACTGGATTCTTGTGTTATTGTACAATGTTGGAGGGGCTGGAGATGTTACTAATGTCAAAATTAGAGGTTCAAAAACTAATGGATGGCTTCAAATGTCCAGAAATTGGGGCCAAAATTGGCAGACTGGAAGTAACTTGGTAGGCCAAAGTTTGTCTTTCCAAGTGACTGTTAGTGATGGCAAAACATTGGAGTTTGATAATGTTGCTGATTCTAATTGGCAATTTGGAAATTCTTATGATggaaaattcaatttttag